Proteins from a genomic interval of Pseudomonadota bacterium:
- the galU gene encoding UTP--glucose-1-phosphate uridylyltransferase GalU produces MKVRKAVIPVAGMGTRFLPASKAIPKEMLTIVDRPTIQYIVEEVVASGIDEVILITSEGKSAIENHFDYDFQLDTVLMQKKNIALCEEISHISNLIDIVSVRQKKPLGLGHAIWSARKVIGNEPFMVVLGDDLVLSDKPCCSQMLSLFDEFQESIVAIQRVPQNQTHQYGIVEGQMVREHVYQVERMVEKPPPGTTKSDLAIIGRYILQPDIFDLLEKTTPGHGGEIQLTDALLALAYKRTMYAYEFEGTRFDAGDKLGSLKAILAYALRHPVVGKDFRAHVKEVAKDF; encoded by the coding sequence ATGAAAGTAAGAAAAGCCGTTATTCCGGTTGCCGGGATGGGAACACGTTTCCTCCCTGCCAGCAAGGCAATACCCAAGGAAATGCTCACAATAGTTGATCGACCGACGATCCAGTATATAGTGGAAGAGGTCGTTGCTTCAGGCATTGACGAGGTGATTTTGATCACCAGTGAAGGTAAATCAGCCATTGAAAATCATTTTGATTATGATTTTCAACTTGATACGGTTCTGATGCAAAAAAAGAATATTGCATTATGCGAGGAAATTTCTCACATCTCAAATCTCATTGATATAGTTTCAGTTCGCCAGAAAAAACCCCTTGGACTTGGGCATGCAATCTGGTCGGCCCGAAAAGTGATTGGCAATGAGCCTTTTATGGTCGTTTTAGGCGATGATCTTGTTTTGAGTGATAAGCCTTGTTGCAGTCAAATGCTGTCATTGTTTGACGAGTTTCAGGAGTCGATTGTCGCTATCCAGCGCGTTCCTCAAAACCAGACACATCAGTACGGTATAGTCGAAGGGCAAATGGTTCGTGAACATGTTTACCAGGTCGAAAGAATGGTGGAAAAGCCCCCTCCCGGTACAACTAAATCTGATCTTGCAATAATTGGCCGCTATATCCTGCAACCGGATATTTTCGATCTTCTTGAAAAAACAACCCCCGGGCATGGAGGCGAGATCCAACTTACCGACGCTCTGCTTGCTCTTGCATATAAAAGAACCATGTACGCTTATGAATTTGAGGGAACACGTTTTGATGCAGGCGATAAGCTTGGTTCACTCAAAGCCATACTTGCTTATGCGTTGCGTCATCCTGTCGTCGGTAAAGATTTTAGAGCCCATGTTAAGGAAGTCGCAAAGGATTTCTGA
- the infA gene encoding translation initiation factor IF-1 has product MPKEEAIQVEGTIIEPLPNAMFRVELDNGHRVLAHISGKMRMHFIKILPGDRVTVELSPYDLTRGRVTFRARNQRGDKK; this is encoded by the coding sequence ATGCCGAAGGAAGAGGCTATACAGGTTGAGGGTACAATTATAGAGCCGCTTCCCAATGCGATGTTTCGCGTCGAACTTGATAATGGGCATAGGGTTCTAGCTCATATATCCGGAAAGATGCGGATGCATTTTATAAAGATTCTCCCGGGTGACCGTGTAACCGTTGAACTTTCTCCCTATGATCTGACAAGGGGGCGGGTAACATTCCGGGCAAGGAACCAGCGCGGAGATAAAAAATAA
- the rplQ gene encoding 50S ribosomal protein L17 produces the protein MRHRKAGKRLGRTTSHRLAMVRNMVTSLLDHERIVTTTTKAKEVRKVADQMITLAKRGDLHARRQALSFIRDKKIVAKLFDTLKNDYKDRNGGYTRIIKTGTRLGDAASMSILELVNYQEVKAAESN, from the coding sequence ATGAGGCATAGAAAGGCCGGGAAAAGGCTTGGCAGGACTACATCACACCGACTTGCAATGGTCCGGAACATGGTAACATCTTTGCTTGACCATGAAAGGATTGTTACGACTACCACAAAAGCAAAAGAGGTTCGGAAGGTTGCTGACCAGATGATTACTCTTGCCAAGCGTGGCGATCTTCATGCAAGAAGGCAGGCTTTATCATTTATTCGCGATAAGAAAATTGTCGCTAAACTTTTTGATACATTGAAAAATGATTATAAGGATCGGAATGGTGGCTACACCCGCATTATCAAGACAGGAACCAGATTGGGTGATGCAGCTTCCATGTCAATTCTTGAATTAGTAAACTATCAGGAAGTTAAAGCTGCAGAAAGTAATTAA
- the rpsD gene encoding 30S ribosomal protein S4, whose protein sequence is MARYRGAVCRQCRREKLKLFLKGDRCYSDKCAFERRAFPPGQHGQARMRKVSDYAIQLREKQKVRRIYGMLEGQFRKNFQIAERAKGVTGENLLGQLERRLDNTIFRLGFASSRSQARQVVRHNHIMVNGRKVNIPSFIVSVNDEVTIKEKSRKNEAINDSLEAVVRRGVPSWLNLDKDNYKGTVKALPDRAEITMPIQEQLIVELYSK, encoded by the coding sequence TTGGCCAGATATAGAGGTGCTGTCTGTCGTCAGTGCAGACGGGAAAAGTTGAAACTGTTTCTCAAGGGAGACAGATGCTATTCTGATAAATGTGCATTTGAAAGGCGTGCCTTTCCACCAGGACAACATGGACAGGCACGTATGCGCAAAGTTTCAGACTATGCGATACAGTTGAGAGAGAAACAAAAGGTACGCAGAATTTACGGTATGCTTGAGGGCCAGTTCAGGAAGAATTTTCAGATTGCTGAAAGAGCCAAAGGCGTTACAGGTGAAAACCTTTTGGGCCAGCTTGAGAGAAGGCTTGACAATACGATTTTCCGTTTGGGTTTTGCCAGCTCCAGAAGTCAGGCAAGGCAGGTAGTTCGTCATAATCATATTATGGTTAACGGCAGAAAGGTAAATATTCCTTCGTTTATTGTTTCTGTTAATGATGAAGTCACCATAAAGGAAAAAAGTCGTAAGAATGAAGCTATCAATGACAGTCTTGAGGCAGTAGTTCGTCGCGGTGTGCCGAGCTGGCTTAATCTTGATAAAGATAATTATAAAGGAACCGTCAAGGCGTTACCTGATAGAGCTGAGATTACAATGCCGATTCAGGAACAGTTGATTGTTGAACTTTACTCAAAATAA
- the fmt gene encoding methionyl-tRNA formyltransferase: MGETINRIIFMGTPDLAVASLQSLITNKENIVAVITQPDRPKGRGRHLAPPPVKVLAEDAGIPVLQPEKIKTEAFLNEIRALAPDMIIVAAYGRILPEALLSLPPLGTINVHGSLLPKYRGAAPIQWAVLNGEKETGVTIMQMDAGMDTGDILLPARIPIEAEDTSGTLFEKLALLGGKTLVRALEGMRKGEIRPMKQDDSQSTLAPPLTKEQARIDWQQSAWKISCQIRGLDPWPKAYTELSGGRVRLFSPTVQSQQVHEKPGTICVADKEGLLVATGDGYLLAREVQRDGSNRMPVEAFLQGQKIDVGACFGN, from the coding sequence ATGGGTGAGACCATCAACCGCATAATTTTCATGGGCACACCTGATCTTGCTGTCGCATCGCTTCAATCCCTCATTACAAATAAAGAAAACATCGTTGCAGTAATTACTCAACCGGACAGGCCCAAAGGGCGAGGCCGACATCTTGCTCCTCCACCAGTGAAGGTTCTTGCCGAGGACGCAGGGATTCCTGTGCTCCAGCCGGAAAAAATAAAGACTGAAGCCTTTCTGAATGAGATAAGAGCCCTGGCCCCGGATATGATCATTGTTGCGGCATATGGCCGCATCCTTCCTGAAGCATTATTGTCTCTCCCTCCCCTTGGCACCATCAATGTCCACGGCTCACTCCTGCCGAAATATCGCGGTGCGGCACCGATTCAGTGGGCCGTGTTGAACGGCGAAAAAGAAACCGGCGTGACCATCATGCAGATGGATGCCGGTATGGATACCGGCGATATTCTGCTTCCGGCAAGGATACCTATTGAAGCTGAGGATACTTCTGGCACCTTGTTTGAAAAGCTGGCCTTGCTTGGAGGGAAGACGCTGGTCAGAGCCCTTGAGGGAATGAGGAAGGGCGAGATCCGGCCAATGAAACAGGATGATTCCCAGTCGACCCTGGCCCCGCCTTTAACCAAGGAACAGGCCCGGATTGACTGGCAGCAATCCGCCTGGAAGATAAGTTGTCAGATACGCGGTCTCGACCCATGGCCCAAAGCATATACCGAATTATCCGGTGGGCGGGTCCGGCTTTTTTCGCCAACGGTGCAGAGTCAACAAGTGCATGAAAAGCCAGGCACTATCTGTGTGGCTGACAAGGAGGGGCTTCTGGTTGCAACCGGAGACGGATATCTCCTGGCCAGAGAAGTTCAGCGCGACGGATCAAATCGCATGCCGGTTGAAGCGTTCCTGCAGGGTCAGAAAATAGATGTCGGCGCCTGTTTTGGGAATTGA
- the def gene encoding peptide deformylase encodes MAVRKIITYPDPVLRNETKPVTEFGEDLKQLVEDMAETMYHAPGVGLAANQIGVCEKVVVIDIAPHEEKNQFIVLVNPTIIAQEGEEIDEEGCLSVIDYAAKVKRFTRITVKAQDIEGDLLEFDAQDFFARVIQHELDHLDGKLFIDRISSIKRALYKKKLKKIIQKREEDSDD; translated from the coding sequence ATGGCCGTAAGAAAAATAATCACATATCCTGATCCGGTATTAAGAAACGAAACAAAACCGGTTACTGAGTTTGGCGAGGATCTGAAGCAACTTGTGGAGGACATGGCTGAAACCATGTATCACGCACCAGGGGTCGGCCTTGCCGCAAATCAGATTGGCGTCTGTGAAAAGGTCGTAGTAATCGATATCGCTCCCCATGAAGAAAAAAATCAATTTATTGTGCTGGTTAATCCAACGATTATTGCTCAGGAAGGTGAGGAAATCGACGAAGAAGGATGCTTAAGTGTCATAGATTATGCGGCCAAGGTGAAACGGTTTACCAGAATAACCGTTAAGGCGCAGGATATTGAAGGCGATCTTCTGGAGTTTGATGCCCAGGATTTTTTCGCGCGGGTTATTCAGCACGAGTTGGACCATCTGGATGGCAAACTGTTTATCGACAGGATAAGTTCAATCAAGCGGGCATTGTACAAGAAGAAATTAAAGAAAATTATTCAAAAACGAGAAGAGGATTCCGATGATTGA
- the rpmJ gene encoding 50S ribosomal protein L36, translating to MKVRASVKKMCSDCRVFKRKGVVRVSCKTKKHKQRQG from the coding sequence ATGAAAGTCAGAGCTTCAGTCAAAAAAATGTGTAGTGATTGCCGTGTTTTTAAACGGAAAGGTGTAGTTCGTGTTTCTTGTAAAACTAAAAAACACAAGCAACGGCAAGGTTAG
- the secY gene encoding preprotein translocase subunit SecY, with product MKSGFQSAANIPELRRRILFTLMMLAVYRVGVQIPTPGINGEALSSFFTQKAGTIFDMFNMFSGGALENFSIFALGIMPYISASIIFQLLTVVVPQLEALSKEGEAGRRKITQYTRYATVALSLVQGMFISIGLESMAAPSGSEMIVISPGWHFRIMTIITLTSGTAFIMWLGEQMSERGIGNGISLIIFAGIVARMPAAIVNTGQMIGTDQMPLILVPLLLAMMAGVIAIIIFFETAQRRIPIQYAKRMVGRKMYGGQQSHLPLKINMAGVIPPIFASSIMMFPATIGQFIQVEWVQQASAYMQWGSLTHTIFYVGMIIFFCFFYTAVTFNPVDVAENLKKNGGFIPGVRPGKKSAEFIDKIMVRITVIGAIYVSAVCVLPTILISKINVPFYFGGTALLIVVGVAIDTLAQIESHTVMRNYDGFLKTGRIKGRR from the coding sequence ATGAAAAGCGGGTTCCAGAGCGCAGCAAATATACCCGAGCTCAGGCGGCGAATTCTTTTTACGCTCATGATGCTCGCAGTTTACCGTGTTGGCGTTCAGATTCCCACCCCTGGCATCAATGGCGAAGCTTTAAGTAGTTTTTTTACACAGAAAGCCGGAACTATTTTTGACATGTTCAACATGTTCTCCGGTGGGGCTTTGGAGAATTTTTCTATCTTTGCATTGGGTATAATGCCCTATATCAGTGCATCTATTATATTTCAGTTGTTAACTGTGGTTGTCCCCCAGCTTGAGGCTTTGTCTAAAGAAGGGGAGGCGGGCCGCAGAAAAATTACTCAGTATACCCGCTATGCCACTGTTGCATTGAGTCTGGTTCAGGGCATGTTTATAAGCATTGGTCTTGAAAGCATGGCGGCTCCTTCGGGCAGTGAAATGATTGTTATAAGTCCGGGATGGCATTTTCGGATTATGACGATCATAACGCTTACGTCAGGCACTGCTTTTATCATGTGGCTTGGTGAGCAGATGAGTGAAAGAGGGATTGGCAATGGGATATCACTGATAATTTTTGCAGGAATTGTTGCGAGAATGCCTGCCGCCATTGTTAATACGGGTCAGATGATTGGTACCGATCAGATGCCTCTTATTCTGGTACCCCTCTTATTGGCGATGATGGCTGGAGTTATTGCAATTATAATTTTCTTTGAAACAGCACAACGCAGGATACCCATTCAGTATGCAAAGCGGATGGTGGGACGAAAGATGTATGGTGGTCAACAATCGCATCTGCCTCTCAAGATTAATATGGCAGGAGTAATACCACCCATTTTTGCTTCATCGATTATGATGTTTCCTGCAACCATCGGCCAGTTTATTCAAGTTGAGTGGGTGCAGCAAGCCTCTGCTTATATGCAATGGGGAAGCCTTACGCATACTATTTTTTATGTCGGGATGATCATCTTTTTCTGCTTTTTTTATACCGCAGTTACATTTAATCCTGTTGATGTTGCAGAAAATTTAAAGAAAAACGGTGGATTTATACCAGGTGTCAGACCAGGGAAAAAATCTGCGGAATTTATCGATAAAATAATGGTCCGAATCACAGTAATCGGCGCAATTTATGTGAGTGCTGTTTGTGTTTTGCCCACAATATTAATATCAAAAATTAATGTTCCGTTTTACTTTGGTGGCACTGCTTTGCTAATTGTTGTGGGAGTTGCTATTGATACATTGGCGCAGATTGAATCTCATACCGTGATGCGCAATTACGATGGCTTTTTAAAGACAGGCAGAATTAAAGGGCGCCGTTAA
- the priA gene encoding primosomal protein N' — translation MKLVEVAVAAPIHSTLTYSVPEKLSSKLCPGVRLLVPLSGRIVTGYALGPVVQTSEKYQIKPVIDVLDALPLFPESMIPFYRWVASYYLHPIGEVIKSGLPAGLSPQSKRNILLTSKGEEHFQDVQASSEIAEASWLNSLIAKKKLAAAEVRKLWRSKARNTLEQMAAEGLISINDDLSGDATKIKKEVCVCLAENHLAIINSSNLLVSENKTLGLINELGRETSLDWIPRKDISRKYSGARSAIKKLADRGILIIKDRQIYRDPFGDPPHFYPAPEYLSNEQEIALEAISNTLSKRKFQPFLLHGVTGSGKTEVYLKAAERVLKQGRSVLVLVPEIALASQLEAHFFSRFGDNIAVLHSGLSQGERFDQWMRLVKGDAKIVIGARSAIFAPLGDVGLIVVDEEHDGSYKQEDGLRYQARDLAVLRGSMQQAVVILGSATPAVTSFYNARKGKYKLLELQKRIADRQLPKVQSIDLKGIKTVSGRPPLFSNELITSLKKTYESGDQSLIFLNRRGFSNLMLCRDCGRTLQCDQCNITMTLHKGRKELICHYCGSTSRSDIICPSCHSTQLVGVGFGTERIESELKDILPGATIARLDRDTAVKRKDYLDILKAVRDRTIDVLIGTQMITKGHHFPHVTLVGVVWGDSGLGLPDFKAGERTFQLLSQVTGRAGRGDKPGRVIIQTHQPHHYSIVSAQSHDYNSMYEKEIDQRQKLGFPPFSRLVNFRISGEHEEEVKKTVLALSQTVKKMIVKLKNMVLLGPAPAPLSRLRGQYRWQFLLKGVEIDKIQAVCRGVYDQLPPAIRSGKLKLAVDVDPESML, via the coding sequence ATGAAGCTTGTGGAAGTGGCCGTTGCCGCCCCGATCCATTCGACACTTACCTATTCTGTTCCAGAAAAGTTATCCAGTAAACTGTGTCCCGGAGTACGTCTTCTCGTCCCTTTGAGCGGCCGCATTGTTACGGGGTATGCCCTCGGTCCCGTAGTTCAAACATCAGAAAAATATCAAATCAAACCTGTTATTGACGTTCTTGATGCACTGCCACTTTTCCCGGAAAGCATGATTCCTTTTTACCGGTGGGTGGCATCCTATTATCTGCATCCTATTGGGGAAGTTATTAAAAGCGGATTGCCGGCGGGTCTGTCACCTCAAAGTAAGAGAAATATTTTACTCACATCCAAAGGCGAGGAGCATTTTCAAGATGTTCAAGCCAGCAGCGAAATTGCCGAGGCCTCATGGCTTAACAGCTTAATCGCCAAAAAGAAACTCGCAGCAGCAGAAGTGCGAAAACTTTGGCGCAGCAAAGCCCGTAATACGCTTGAACAAATGGCGGCAGAAGGGTTGATAAGCATAAATGATGATTTGTCGGGGGATGCGACCAAAATAAAAAAGGAGGTCTGTGTCTGCCTGGCTGAAAATCATTTGGCGATCATTAACAGCTCCAATCTGTTGGTATCTGAGAATAAAACCTTGGGGCTTATTAATGAACTAGGTCGAGAAACCAGTCTTGACTGGATACCCCGCAAAGATATTAGCAGGAAGTACAGCGGAGCCCGGAGTGCTATTAAAAAACTCGCCGATCGGGGGATACTAATAATTAAAGATCGACAGATTTATCGTGATCCCTTCGGAGATCCACCTCATTTTTATCCAGCCCCTGAATATCTGAGCAATGAACAGGAAATTGCTCTTGAAGCAATAAGTAATACCTTGTCAAAGAGGAAGTTCCAGCCTTTTTTGCTACATGGAGTTACTGGCAGCGGTAAAACAGAAGTATATCTTAAAGCGGCGGAAAGAGTGCTCAAGCAGGGTCGCAGCGTCCTGGTGCTTGTACCTGAGATTGCTCTGGCCAGCCAATTGGAAGCGCATTTCTTTTCCCGGTTCGGTGATAATATTGCGGTGCTCCACAGCGGGTTATCTCAAGGTGAGAGATTTGATCAGTGGATGCGTCTTGTCAAGGGGGATGCAAAGATTGTCATTGGCGCGCGGTCGGCAATTTTTGCACCGCTGGGTGATGTCGGGCTCATTGTGGTTGATGAAGAGCATGATGGATCATATAAGCAGGAAGACGGTCTTCGTTACCAGGCCAGGGATCTGGCGGTATTAAGAGGCAGTATGCAGCAGGCGGTTGTAATTCTTGGCAGCGCAACTCCCGCAGTAACCAGTTTTTATAATGCCCGGAAGGGAAAATACAAACTTCTTGAACTTCAGAAACGGATTGCTGACAGGCAGTTACCCAAGGTGCAAAGTATCGATTTGAAGGGGATAAAAACAGTATCAGGGCGGCCGCCGCTGTTTTCAAATGAATTAATTACCTCCCTGAAAAAAACCTATGAATCCGGTGACCAGAGTCTTATTTTTTTAAACAGAAGGGGATTTTCCAACCTCATGCTTTGCCGGGATTGCGGCAGGACTCTGCAATGCGATCAATGCAATATAACCATGACCCTGCATAAAGGGAGAAAAGAACTTATCTGCCACTATTGCGGCTCAACCAGTCGGAGTGATATTATTTGCCCCAGTTGTCATTCGACGCAACTTGTCGGGGTGGGGTTCGGTACTGAGCGGATTGAATCGGAATTGAAAGATATTTTGCCGGGCGCAACAATAGCGCGACTTGACAGGGATACGGCGGTAAAACGCAAAGATTATCTGGATATTCTGAAAGCGGTTCGTGACCGAACAATCGACGTTTTGATCGGAACTCAGATGATTACCAAGGGGCATCATTTTCCCCATGTAACCCTTGTCGGGGTTGTCTGGGGTGATTCTGGACTGGGCCTGCCGGATTTTAAGGCAGGGGAACGAACATTCCAACTCCTATCGCAGGTGACCGGTCGGGCAGGCCGCGGCGACAAACCTGGAAGGGTAATCATCCAGACCCATCAACCCCATCACTACAGCATTGTTTCGGCGCAATCCCATGATTATAATTCAATGTATGAAAAGGAAATAGATCAGCGGCAGAAGCTTGGATTCCCGCCATTTTCAAGACTTGTGAATTTTCGTATTTCAGGGGAACACGAGGAAGAGGTCAAAAAAACTGTGTTAGCCCTTTCCCAGACCGTCAAAAAAATGATTGTCAAACTGAAAAATATGGTCCTGCTGGGTCCGGCACCGGCTCCGTTGTCAAGACTCAGGGGGCAATACAGATGGCAATTCCTTCTCAAGGGGGTGGAAATTGATAAAATTCAGGCGGTTTGCCGTGGGGTTTATGATCAACTTCCACCGGCGATCCGCTCGGGAAAGCTTAAATTGGCGGTGGACGTTGATCCGGAGAGTATGTTATAA
- the map gene encoding type I methionyl aminopeptidase yields MGKAIILKSPAEIEIMQEANQIVAETLEMLREHIYPGQSTLQLDHLAEKFSIQLGGIPAFKGYRGFPASLCVSINEQVVHGIPSKKVLLKEGDIISIDFGIKYRGFYGDAAVTIPVGTINPEKARLLKVTEESLYIGIEKARSGNRVNDISKAVQQHVEKHNFSVVRQFVGHGIGSNLHEAPEIPNYSRKERTPKLLPGMVLAIEPMVNIGTHEVTVLRDGWTVITSDKSSSAHFEHSVAITEDEPIILSKKS; encoded by the coding sequence ATGGGTAAGGCAATAATCCTGAAATCTCCTGCAGAGATTGAGATAATGCAGGAAGCAAATCAAATTGTTGCTGAAACTCTTGAGATGCTCCGAGAGCATATTTATCCAGGACAATCGACTTTACAACTTGATCATCTTGCAGAAAAGTTTTCCATCCAGCTGGGAGGAATTCCTGCATTCAAGGGATATCGCGGGTTTCCAGCAAGTTTATGCGTATCGATTAATGAACAGGTTGTTCACGGGATACCTTCAAAAAAAGTTTTGTTAAAAGAAGGTGACATAATCAGCATAGACTTCGGGATTAAATATCGAGGCTTTTATGGTGACGCTGCGGTTACCATCCCGGTAGGCACAATTAACCCTGAAAAGGCGAGACTTCTCAAAGTAACTGAGGAGTCATTATATATAGGGATTGAAAAAGCGCGTTCAGGAAACAGAGTAAACGATATTTCAAAGGCTGTACAACAGCACGTTGAGAAACATAATTTTTCCGTTGTGAGACAGTTTGTCGGACATGGTATAGGGTCGAATTTACATGAGGCCCCGGAAATTCCAAATTATAGCAGGAAAGAAAGAACGCCGAAATTATTGCCAGGAATGGTTCTTGCCATAGAGCCTATGGTTAATATTGGAACTCATGAAGTAACCGTATTGCGAGACGGGTGGACGGTGATAACTTCTGATAAATCGTCATCAGCGCATTTTGAACACTCCGTTGCAATTACTGAAGATGAGCCTATTATATTGAGTAAGAAATCTTAG
- a CDS encoding DNA-directed RNA polymerase subunit alpha codes for MDTEQNKSLETDPFYRNWHELIVPEKVEVDRETLTGNYGKFVCQPLERGFATTIGNSLRRILLSSIQGAAITSVKIEGGMHEFSTIPGMLEDVTEIILNLKEVRLKLNSTESKIVRIEKKHVGPVTAGDIISDGSVEVMNPDKQICTITGDEGKFIAELEVKWGKGYSPAEKNKTDDQVIGVLPIDAIFTPIKKVTSIVSQARVGQQTDYDKLTLEIETDGSVKPEDALAYSAKILKEQMAVFINFDEEKVEPAIEQAEEKDHAPINDNLHRSVEDLELSVRSANCLRNANIRFIGELVQKTEAEMLKTKNFGRKSLNEIKQLLSEMELSLGMKLDAWEPPTATESTDENEL; via the coding sequence ATGGATACCGAGCAAAACAAGTCCCTAGAGACAGATCCGTTTTACAGAAACTGGCATGAACTGATTGTTCCTGAGAAAGTTGAAGTTGATCGAGAGACACTTACAGGCAATTACGGTAAGTTTGTCTGCCAGCCACTTGAACGCGGCTTTGCCACAACAATCGGTAATAGTTTGCGCCGCATTTTACTCTCTTCTATCCAGGGAGCGGCAATAACTTCGGTGAAAATCGAAGGTGGAATGCATGAATTTTCCACAATTCCTGGAATGCTTGAGGATGTTACTGAAATTATTCTGAACCTCAAGGAAGTTCGTTTGAAGTTAAATTCAACCGAGTCGAAAATTGTCAGAATAGAGAAAAAACATGTCGGACCAGTAACAGCCGGGGACATTATTTCCGATGGCAGTGTTGAAGTGATGAATCCTGATAAGCAGATTTGCACGATCACCGGAGATGAAGGCAAATTTATAGCTGAACTCGAAGTGAAATGGGGTAAAGGCTATTCTCCTGCAGAAAAAAATAAGACCGATGATCAGGTAATCGGCGTATTACCCATTGACGCAATTTTTACCCCAATCAAGAAAGTTACGTCGATTGTCAGCCAGGCACGTGTTGGTCAGCAGACCGATTACGATAAGTTGACCCTTGAGATTGAAACAGATGGAAGTGTAAAACCTGAAGATGCCCTCGCTTATTCAGCAAAAATTCTTAAAGAGCAGATGGCGGTTTTTATTAATTTTGATGAAGAAAAAGTTGAACCTGCAATTGAACAGGCGGAAGAAAAAGATCATGCGCCGATAAATGATAATCTCCATCGCAGTGTTGAAGATCTGGAACTCTCTGTTCGTTCGGCAAATTGTCTTCGAAATGCAAATATCAGATTCATTGGTGAACTGGTTCAGAAAACAGAGGCTGAAATGCTTAAAACAAAAAATTTCGGGCGTAAGTCGTTGAATGAGATTAAACAACTCCTTTCGGAAATGGAACTTTCCTTAGGCATGAAGCTTGATGCCTGGGAGCCTCCGACTGCTACCGAGTCGACAGACGAAAACGAATTATAA
- the rpsM gene encoding 30S ribosomal protein S13: MARIAGVDLPKNKHMEIALTYIHGIGRTSARKILDKVKLAYDSSSDAITDADVAGIRKILDDEYPVEGDRRREVAMDIKRLMDLGCYRGLRHRKGLPCRGQRTKTNARTRKGPRRGPGAKKK; encoded by the coding sequence TTGGCACGCATAGCTGGTGTAGATTTACCAAAAAATAAACATATGGAAATTGCTCTTACCTATATTCATGGTATAGGGCGGACTTCTGCAAGAAAGATCCTTGATAAAGTCAAGCTTGCTTACGATAGCAGCAGCGACGCTATAACGGACGCAGATGTTGCCGGCATTAGAAAGATCCTCGACGATGAATACCCGGTTGAAGGTGATCGGCGTCGAGAAGTTGCCATGGATATCAAGAGACTCATGGATCTGGGTTGTTATCGGGGTCTCAGGCATCGCAAGGGATTACCTTGCAGAGGGCAACGGACCAAAACCAATGCGCGGACCCGAAAAGGACCGCGACGTGGGCCGGGAGCCAAGAAGAAATAA
- the rpsK gene encoding 30S ribosomal protein S11, with amino-acid sequence MASPKVKRVKRKEKKSVPEGIVSIKSTFNNTIVTIADKQGNVIAWCSSGCLGFKGSRKSTPFAAQNAVDNAAKKAIEQGMRRVEVNVKGPGPGRDAAIRALQVAGFDVSSISDITPIPHNGCKPPKRRRV; translated from the coding sequence ATGGCCAGTCCGAAAGTCAAGCGTGTAAAGCGCAAAGAGAAAAAGAGCGTACCTGAAGGGATAGTCAGTATTAAATCCACATTCAATAATACGATAGTTACCATTGCAGATAAACAGGGAAATGTTATTGCGTGGTGCAGTTCCGGTTGCCTTGGGTTTAAAGGATCACGAAAAAGCACACCATTTGCGGCACAAAATGCTGTGGATAATGCGGCGAAAAAGGCAATTGAGCAAGGAATGAGACGTGTTGAAGTCAATGTGAAAGGGCCCGGACCCGGGCGTGATGCAGCGATCAGAGCTCTTCAGGTTGCCGGTTTTGATGTAAGTTCAATTTCAGACATTACTCCGATTCCGCATAACGGCTGCAAACCACCCAAGAGAAGGCGAGTTTGA